A part of Rhodamnia argentea isolate NSW1041297 chromosome 8, ASM2092103v1, whole genome shotgun sequence genomic DNA contains:
- the LOC115755840 gene encoding uncharacterized protein LOC115755840 translates to MINKGPEVFANCNKGELYAVEYAIKVAAGDEKTKKKSKDDKIKERVLEKLRATEVVSVSPEAVERVCALEPLHRLKQLLVDIFPILSPAAASCMVDDAANEVEALSSSSSPSSKL, encoded by the coding sequence ATGATAAATAAGGGTCCGGAAGTATTTGCCAACTGCAACAAAGGAGAGTTGTACGCCGTGGAATATGCCATCAAAGTGGCGGCGGGAGAtgagaagacaaagaagaagagtaAGGATGACAAGATAAAGGAGAGGGTCTTGGAGAAGCTGAGGGCGACGGAGGTTGTCTCTGTCTCACCGGAGGCGGTGGAGAGGGTTTGTGCCTTGGAGCCGCTGCATCGACTGAAGCAGCTTTTGGTGGACATCTTCCCCATCCTCTCCCCAGCCGCCGCCTCTTGCATGGTGGATGATGCTGCCAATGAGGTTGAggctctctcctcttcctcctcccctTCCTCCAAGCTTTGA